The following coding sequences are from one Microbacterium wangchenii window:
- the sigJ gene encoding RNA polymerase sigma factor SigJ yields MHNDRTDAAKGRRMPAGATSQPGEPPEFADAIRERSVLLGLSYRLLGSLADAEDAVQETYSRWYRLSDHERRSISHPRAWLIKTASRIGLDMLDSARARREHYVGEWLPEPLPAVGRWSSQGAAGEMDPADRVALDDSVSMALLIVLESMTPAERVAFVLHDVFRYTFGEIADVVGRTPAACRQLAWSARRRIGEQQRTPVRPAQHAAAVQAFKAAWQRGDLAALIDVLDPEATAITDGGGLVSASLEPLHGAEAIATFLLGVRDRQPDLIIGEELVNGEPGLAATDGEDRTLAVLALAATDDGRIARVWAVRNPQKLEMWGPSRRPGRDAAPGP; encoded by the coding sequence ATGCACAATGACCGTACGGATGCGGCGAAGGGACGAAGGATGCCGGCAGGCGCCACATCGCAGCCCGGCGAGCCGCCGGAGTTCGCGGACGCGATCCGCGAACGAAGCGTCCTTCTGGGGCTGAGTTACCGCCTGCTCGGCTCGCTCGCCGACGCGGAGGATGCGGTGCAGGAGACCTACAGCCGCTGGTACCGGCTCAGCGATCACGAACGACGGAGCATCTCGCACCCGCGCGCGTGGCTCATCAAGACGGCCAGCCGCATCGGGCTGGACATGCTCGACTCCGCCCGTGCGCGCCGGGAGCACTACGTCGGCGAATGGCTTCCTGAACCCCTGCCCGCAGTCGGTCGATGGAGCAGCCAGGGGGCGGCGGGAGAGATGGACCCCGCGGACAGGGTGGCCCTGGACGACTCGGTGTCGATGGCGCTGCTCATCGTCCTGGAATCCATGACGCCGGCCGAACGGGTCGCGTTCGTGCTCCACGACGTCTTCCGGTACACCTTCGGCGAGATCGCCGACGTCGTGGGGCGCACACCGGCGGCGTGCCGCCAGCTCGCCTGGTCGGCTCGTCGTCGCATCGGTGAGCAGCAGCGGACGCCCGTCCGGCCCGCCCAGCATGCTGCAGCCGTGCAGGCATTCAAGGCCGCATGGCAGCGGGGGGATCTGGCCGCACTCATCGACGTGCTCGACCCCGAGGCCACGGCCATCACGGACGGCGGCGGCCTCGTATCCGCGTCCCTGGAACCGCTGCACGGGGCGGAGGCCATCGCGACGTTCCTCCTGGGCGTGCGCGATCGTCAGCCCGACCTCATCATCGGCGAGGAACTGGTCAACGGGGAGCCGGGGCTCGCGGCAACCGACGGCGAAGACCGCACGCTCGCCGTGCTCGCGCTCGCCGCGACCGACGACGGCCGCATCGCGCGGGTGTGGGCTGTCCGCAATCCGCAGAAGCTCGAGATGTGGGGCCCGTCGCGCCGACCGGGACGGGATGCAGCGCCGGGGCCATAG
- a CDS encoding ABC transporter ATP-binding protein, with the protein MTAGTTGAPAIRVHALEKSYGKLAVLRGVDFEVAPGSIFALLGSNGAGKTTVVRILSTLLRSDAGTAAVNGFDVSSQPAQVRESISLTGQFAAVDDILTGRENLVLVARLRHLTNPGAIADDLLGRFSLTDAGGRKVGTYSGGMRRRLDIAMSLIGNPPVVFLDEPTTGLDPELRIEVWKAVEKLAARGTTVLLTTQYLDEAEELADRIAILHKGRIIVEGTLDELKRLLPPTRVEYVEKQPSLEDIFLALVGADSDSGARYDGADEKGSS; encoded by the coding sequence ATGACCGCGGGGACGACAGGTGCGCCGGCGATCCGGGTGCACGCGCTGGAGAAGTCGTACGGGAAGCTCGCGGTGCTGCGCGGGGTGGACTTCGAGGTCGCCCCGGGGAGCATCTTCGCCCTCCTCGGCTCCAACGGCGCGGGCAAGACCACCGTCGTGAGGATCCTGTCCACACTCCTGCGCTCCGACGCGGGGACGGCCGCCGTCAACGGCTTCGACGTCTCCTCCCAGCCGGCACAGGTACGGGAGTCCATCAGCCTCACCGGTCAGTTCGCCGCCGTGGACGACATCCTCACCGGGCGGGAGAATCTGGTCCTCGTGGCCAGGCTCCGCCACCTGACGAACCCGGGTGCGATCGCCGACGACCTGCTCGGCCGGTTCTCACTGACGGATGCCGGCGGGCGGAAGGTCGGCACGTACTCGGGCGGCATGCGCCGACGGCTGGACATCGCGATGAGCCTGATCGGGAACCCGCCGGTGGTGTTCCTGGACGAGCCGACCACCGGCCTTGACCCGGAGCTGCGCATCGAGGTGTGGAAGGCCGTCGAAAAGCTCGCAGCGAGGGGGACGACGGTGCTGCTGACGACGCAGTATCTGGATGAAGCCGAGGAGCTGGCCGATCGGATCGCCATCCTGCACAAGGGCCGGATCATCGTCGAGGGAACCCTGGACGAGCTGAAGCGACTGCTGCCGCCCACCAGAGTCGAGTACGTCGAGAAACAGCCTTCCCTCGAAGACATCTTCCTCGCGCTCGTGGGCGCGGACAGCGACAGCGGCGCCCGGTACGACGGTGCGGACGAGAAGGGATCATCATGA
- a CDS encoding ABC transporter permease: MTTRFFGDTATLTGRSMKHVTRSPDTIITTAVMPIAIMLLFVYVLGGAVDTGPDSASGGYIDYVLPGVLLITVAMGISYTAYRLFTDMQGGIFDRFHSMPIARSAALWAHVLTSLMANLISVVLVIGVALLLGFRADAGVLGWLAVAGILLLFILALTWVAVIAGLSAKSIEGASAFSYPLIFLPFISSAFVPTESMPGPVRWFAEHQPVTSIVNTIRDLFTQQPVSGDIWIALAWCVGIFVAAYVAAKVVYRRKIS; the protein is encoded by the coding sequence ATGACCACGCGCTTCTTCGGCGACACCGCCACCCTCACCGGGCGTTCGATGAAGCACGTCACCCGCAGCCCCGACACGATCATCACGACAGCCGTGATGCCGATCGCGATCATGCTGCTGTTCGTCTACGTGCTCGGCGGCGCCGTGGACACCGGCCCCGACTCCGCTTCGGGGGGATACATCGACTATGTGCTGCCCGGCGTCCTCCTGATCACGGTGGCGATGGGCATCTCGTACACCGCGTACCGGCTCTTCACCGACATGCAGGGCGGTATCTTCGACCGGTTCCACTCCATGCCCATCGCCCGCTCGGCAGCGCTCTGGGCGCACGTGCTGACCTCGCTGATGGCCAACCTCATCTCGGTTGTGCTGGTGATCGGCGTCGCGCTGCTGCTCGGTTTCCGCGCGGATGCCGGCGTGCTCGGGTGGCTTGCTGTGGCGGGCATCCTGCTCCTGTTCATCCTTGCGCTCACCTGGGTCGCAGTCATCGCCGGTCTGTCGGCGAAGTCGATCGAGGGCGCCAGTGCCTTCTCCTACCCGCTGATCTTCCTGCCGTTCATCAGCTCCGCGTTCGTGCCGACCGAGTCGATGCCCGGCCCTGTGCGATGGTTCGCGGAGCACCAGCCGGTGACCTCCATCGTGAACACCATCCGCGATCTGTTCACCCAGCAGCCGGTGAGCGGCGACATCTGGATCGCGCTCGCGTGGTGCGTCGGCATCTTCGTCGCAGCGTACGTCGCCGCGAAGGTCGTCTACCGGCGGAAGATCTCCTGA
- a CDS encoding cytochrome b, which yields MSRSEHGTGQLTDRLARWLDDRTNIATVISSWQRRVIPDHWSLLFGQVAVASAVVCGLSGVFLLFFYEPSTTAVIYEGAYRPLRGMEVSKAFESTLEVSFETRGGLLVRQLHHWSASAMIAAVMLHILRVFFTGAFRKPRELTWLLWIGVLLSSMAAGLLGHILPDDALSGTSLMVMDGLLRGIPVIGTWLSALIFQGRFPGGAIATFYPVHVMVLPGIIVVLLVAIGALSLLHRPPQFPGPGRTEHNVVGRPMKVALVTSVGLFMVVSGILTVIAATTTVNPIWVYGPADPAVASAGGGALWYLAFLDGAQRLVPPGWEVVLFDRTWTPALLVPIGAAGLFFLAAMSYPFVEGWFTGDQDAHHVLTRPRDAPARTGIGVAGVVVYGVLWLAGGSDVIAMKLALSNEGLTFALRLTLVLGPLAAFSLTRRICLGLQRRDRDVALRGHETGRILRRPGGEYVEVHGHVGPLRSQDRRREGISHAQ from the coding sequence TTGAGTCGTTCAGAGCACGGAACCGGGCAGCTCACGGACCGATTGGCGCGCTGGCTGGACGACCGCACCAACATCGCGACGGTGATCTCGTCCTGGCAGCGACGGGTGATCCCGGATCATTGGTCGCTGCTGTTCGGGCAGGTCGCCGTGGCGAGTGCCGTGGTGTGCGGGCTGTCCGGGGTCTTCCTGCTGTTCTTCTACGAGCCCTCGACGACTGCGGTGATCTACGAAGGCGCCTACCGACCGTTGCGCGGTATGGAGGTGTCGAAAGCGTTCGAATCGACGCTCGAGGTCTCGTTCGAGACCCGCGGCGGCCTGCTGGTGCGCCAGCTTCATCACTGGAGCGCGTCGGCGATGATCGCGGCGGTGATGCTGCACATCCTGCGCGTCTTCTTCACGGGCGCGTTCCGGAAGCCTCGTGAGCTGACCTGGCTGCTGTGGATCGGCGTCCTCCTGTCGAGCATGGCGGCCGGGCTGCTGGGCCACATCCTCCCCGACGACGCCCTGTCGGGCACGAGCCTCATGGTGATGGACGGCCTGCTCAGGGGCATCCCGGTCATCGGCACATGGCTGTCGGCGCTCATCTTCCAGGGCCGTTTCCCCGGCGGTGCGATCGCAACCTTCTACCCTGTGCACGTCATGGTGCTCCCCGGCATCATCGTCGTGCTTCTGGTCGCTATCGGCGCGCTGAGCCTCCTGCACCGCCCTCCGCAGTTCCCGGGGCCCGGGCGCACCGAGCACAACGTCGTCGGGCGGCCGATGAAGGTCGCCCTGGTCACAAGCGTCGGCCTCTTCATGGTCGTCTCCGGGATCCTGACCGTGATCGCCGCGACCACCACGGTCAATCCCATCTGGGTGTACGGGCCGGCCGATCCTGCCGTCGCCTCGGCGGGCGGGGGAGCGCTGTGGTACCTCGCGTTCCTCGACGGTGCTCAGCGCCTGGTGCCACCGGGATGGGAGGTGGTGCTGTTCGACCGCACCTGGACACCCGCGCTCCTCGTGCCCATCGGGGCAGCCGGGCTGTTCTTCCTGGCGGCGATGAGCTACCCGTTCGTCGAGGGCTGGTTCACGGGCGACCAGGACGCGCACCACGTGCTGACCAGGCCGCGGGACGCACCGGCACGCACCGGCATCGGCGTCGCGGGCGTGGTCGTCTACGGGGTGCTGTGGCTGGCAGGCGGAAGCGATGTGATCGCGATGAAGCTCGCGCTGAGCAACGAAGGCCTGACCTTCGCCCTACGGCTCACCCTCGTCCTCGGCCCCCTCGCCGCGTTCTCCCTGACGAGACGGATCTGCCTCGGACTGCAGCGCAGAGACCGCGATGTCGCCCTCCGCGGCCACGAGACGGGCAGGATCCTCCGCCGTCCGGGAGGCGAGTACGTCGAGGTCCATGGGCATGTCGGGCCTCTCCGAAGCCAGGACCGACGACGCGAGGGGATATCCCATGCACAATGA
- a CDS encoding small multidrug efflux protein produces the protein MNPLQELVSNFQQLVSQVPELVQPLIVMLAAAIPFLEGELGATIGIIGGLPPLVAGIAAAIGNFVSVLLVVLLTSGARTAVATRRPIRVGAGVGAGSSEASRFDEPADTFDEITSAKPESKGRARFKKWLVRFGVPGASILGPLAIPTQITSAILVGSGVARAWVLLWQAVAIIFWTTVTTVSVWAALTFVVGV, from the coding sequence ATGAATCCCCTGCAGGAACTCGTCAGCAACTTCCAACAGCTCGTGAGCCAGGTGCCCGAACTCGTTCAGCCCCTCATCGTGATGCTCGCCGCCGCCATCCCCTTCCTCGAGGGGGAGTTGGGAGCCACGATCGGCATCATCGGCGGCCTCCCTCCCCTGGTCGCCGGCATCGCCGCGGCCATCGGCAACTTCGTGAGCGTGCTCCTCGTGGTGCTGCTCACGTCCGGGGCACGCACCGCCGTCGCCACCCGCCGACCGATCCGGGTGGGAGCAGGTGTGGGGGCAGGATCATCCGAGGCATCACGCTTCGATGAGCCGGCCGACACGTTCGATGAGATCACCTCCGCCAAGCCCGAATCCAAGGGGCGGGCGCGCTTCAAGAAGTGGCTCGTCCGCTTCGGCGTCCCCGGCGCGAGCATCCTGGGTCCCCTGGCCATCCCGACCCAGATCACCTCCGCCATCCTCGTCGGCAGCGGCGTCGCCCGCGCATGGGTTCTGCTCTGGCAGGCGGTGGCGATCATCTTCTGGACGACCGTGACGACCGTCTCGGTGTGGGCCGCACTCACCTTCGTCGTCGGCGTCTGA
- a CDS encoding antibiotic biosynthesis monooxygenase, with protein MSQPVTFVNVIEVEPSNQQELIDLLIEGTEKVISTRQGFISVTLLASLDRTRVINIAVWESAEDVKATQSDPAAVEYARRTAAIARPGPGRYAVAAEFTA; from the coding sequence ATGTCCCAGCCCGTCACGTTCGTCAACGTCATCGAGGTGGAGCCGTCGAACCAGCAGGAGTTGATCGACCTGCTGATCGAGGGCACCGAGAAGGTCATCTCCACACGGCAGGGATTCATCTCGGTCACGCTGCTCGCCAGCCTCGACAGGACGCGCGTCATCAACATCGCCGTCTGGGAGAGCGCCGAGGATGTGAAGGCCACGCAGAGCGACCCGGCGGCAGTCGAGTACGCCCGTCGCACGGCAGCCATCGCGCGGCCCGGTCCCGGTCGGTACGCCGTGGCAGCCGAGTTCACCGCCTGA
- a CDS encoding MerR family transcriptional regulator produces MAWSTRELADLAGTTVNTVRHYHRVGLLDEPDRRYNGYKQYGVRHLVRLLRIRRLADLGVPLSQVGVVGAGGENTPEVLHALDAELAENIARLQQARADIAAILDDGAPADAPPGFASVASHLSEADSSIIHIYSQLYDEEAMADLRRMVEVDAEAGAVGDEIGALPADADEVTRQQLAEKLAPSLAQNLIEYPWLSDPAGHLSKSAPVTRQTFIQAVTELYNPAQLDVLARAGLLAQELLSAHRSADDDASPSVRHTS; encoded by the coding sequence ATGGCCTGGAGCACACGTGAGCTCGCCGACCTGGCGGGCACGACCGTGAACACCGTCCGTCACTACCACCGGGTCGGTCTGCTCGACGAACCCGATCGCAGGTACAACGGCTACAAGCAGTACGGCGTGCGCCACCTGGTGCGGTTGCTGCGGATCCGGCGGCTGGCCGACCTCGGGGTGCCGCTGTCGCAGGTGGGAGTGGTCGGCGCAGGTGGGGAGAACACTCCCGAGGTGCTGCACGCGCTGGATGCCGAACTGGCGGAGAACATCGCACGTCTGCAGCAGGCCCGTGCCGACATCGCGGCGATCCTGGATGACGGAGCCCCCGCCGACGCGCCCCCGGGTTTCGCGTCCGTCGCCTCGCACCTGTCCGAGGCCGACAGTTCGATCATCCACATCTACTCGCAGCTCTACGACGAGGAGGCGATGGCGGATCTGCGGCGCATGGTCGAAGTGGATGCCGAAGCCGGCGCCGTCGGCGACGAGATCGGCGCTCTCCCCGCGGATGCGGACGAGGTCACCCGGCAGCAACTCGCCGAGAAGCTCGCGCCCTCGCTCGCGCAGAACCTGATCGAGTACCCGTGGCTGTCGGATCCGGCGGGGCACCTGTCCAAGAGCGCCCCTGTGACCCGACAGACCTTCATCCAGGCCGTGACCGAGCTGTACAACCCCGCCCAGCTCGACGTGCTCGCGCGCGCGGGATTGCTTGCGCAAGAGCTGCTTTCCGCGCACCGCTCGGCGGATGACGACGCTTCGCCGTCCGTGCGACACACCTCTTGA
- a CDS encoding ATP-binding protein → MRLFGRQEERARVEGVLAEAQAGRGGVLVARGEAGIGKSTLLDYAGAVAEPSGFRVVRAIGMESERQFAYAALHQLCAPLLEHVAALAEPQHDALAIAFGTKAGSPPDRFLVGLAVLNLLAESADERPLLCLIDDAQWLDQASAEVIAFAARRVYAERLALLIAARDSDHGESAPFDGLPALTLGGLGESDARALLAAEIRIPIDDAVRDRVVAEAHGNPLALLELPRNSRPEILASGFGARERPSVARRMEEAFLQRSAALPGETQGLLLVAAAEPTGEVALLFRAASHLGIPRSAAAPAENAGLFRIDSAVRFRHPLVRSAVYAAATPSERRRAHEALAAAGDARIDPDRHAWHRGQAALGPDQDVADELERAGHRSLARGGMAAAAAFLQRAAELTPEPALRTQRATLAAQAKYEAGAADEALTLLALAAQGPLSPFEAARLILFRAHTTFYLAQGNDVPLEFLDAARALTPLEPRMARESFLFALNAAIIIGGDVRGAAEAARAAPRAPEPPRPLDLLLDGLVSIYTEGYTAGVSRLRAALTSFCDEELDRDAVGQTDSDRWLWLANRTALALFDDDLMHDLAVRNVAITRKAGALATLRAALVSHSVALALSGDFTGAEAIVAEAAAIARATGAASLRYGDLILASWRGRTAETTALHRESVRGREEGRGAEVTLAHYALAVLHNATGEFLPALTAAQRAVESDELAVVSLALPELVEAAARSGRLDQARAAADELGVRAQASGTHWARGLAAGAQALIAQDSDAEGHYREAIEQLTGSRAAGHLARTHLVYGEWLRREGRRRDAREQLRTAHDMLTDMSAAGFAERAAKELRATGEHPRARASAPGVVLTEQELHIARLVATGATSREVAATLFLSPRTIEAHLRSIFRKLGITSRRHLKELQL, encoded by the coding sequence GTGCGGTTGTTCGGACGCCAGGAGGAGCGGGCGAGGGTCGAAGGCGTCCTGGCGGAAGCGCAGGCCGGCCGAGGCGGCGTCCTGGTCGCCCGCGGTGAGGCCGGGATCGGGAAGTCGACACTGCTGGACTACGCCGGCGCCGTGGCCGAGCCGTCGGGGTTCCGGGTCGTGCGTGCGATCGGCATGGAGTCGGAGCGGCAGTTCGCCTACGCGGCGCTGCACCAGCTGTGTGCCCCTCTTCTGGAGCACGTCGCCGCGCTGGCCGAGCCCCAGCACGACGCGCTCGCCATCGCGTTCGGCACGAAGGCGGGCTCCCCGCCCGACCGGTTCCTCGTCGGCCTCGCCGTCTTGAATCTGCTGGCGGAGAGCGCTGACGAGCGGCCGCTCCTCTGCCTCATCGACGACGCGCAATGGCTGGACCAGGCCTCGGCAGAGGTCATCGCCTTCGCGGCCCGGCGCGTGTACGCCGAACGCCTGGCACTGCTCATCGCAGCTCGCGATTCCGACCACGGCGAGTCCGCACCCTTCGACGGATTGCCGGCACTGACTCTCGGCGGGCTCGGGGAGAGCGACGCGCGGGCGCTGCTGGCTGCGGAGATCCGCATCCCGATCGACGACGCGGTCCGCGATCGCGTCGTCGCGGAAGCACACGGGAATCCGCTGGCGCTGCTGGAGCTGCCGCGGAACTCCCGCCCCGAGATCCTGGCGAGCGGGTTCGGGGCGCGGGAGCGACCGAGCGTCGCACGCCGGATGGAGGAAGCCTTCCTGCAGCGGTCGGCGGCGCTGCCAGGGGAGACGCAAGGGCTGCTCCTGGTCGCTGCTGCCGAACCGACCGGTGAGGTGGCGTTGCTGTTCCGGGCAGCGTCGCACCTCGGCATCCCCCGCTCCGCCGCCGCTCCGGCGGAGAACGCCGGACTGTTCCGCATCGACTCGGCGGTCCGATTTCGTCACCCCCTGGTGCGCTCTGCCGTCTACGCCGCCGCCACGCCGTCCGAACGCCGTCGCGCGCACGAGGCGCTGGCGGCTGCCGGCGACGCACGCATCGATCCGGATCGCCACGCGTGGCATCGGGGGCAGGCCGCCCTCGGCCCGGACCAGGACGTCGCCGACGAGTTGGAGCGCGCCGGCCACCGGTCGCTCGCCCGCGGCGGTATGGCGGCGGCTGCTGCGTTCCTCCAGCGTGCGGCCGAGCTCACGCCCGAACCCGCGCTGCGCACACAGCGGGCGACCCTCGCGGCGCAGGCGAAATACGAGGCGGGCGCGGCGGACGAGGCGTTGACGCTGCTCGCGCTCGCCGCGCAAGGACCGCTCAGTCCTTTTGAGGCGGCTCGGCTCATTCTGTTCCGCGCGCACACGACCTTCTACCTCGCGCAGGGCAACGATGTCCCCTTGGAATTCCTGGATGCTGCGCGTGCGTTGACGCCGCTTGAGCCGAGGATGGCGCGGGAGTCTTTTCTGTTCGCCCTCAACGCCGCCATCATCATCGGCGGCGATGTGCGCGGCGCCGCCGAGGCCGCCCGGGCCGCACCTCGCGCGCCGGAGCCTCCCCGGCCCCTCGACCTGCTGCTCGACGGTCTCGTGTCGATCTATACGGAGGGCTACACCGCCGGTGTGAGCCGGCTCCGGGCGGCGCTGACATCGTTCTGCGACGAGGAACTCGATAGAGACGCCGTCGGGCAGACCGACAGCGACCGCTGGCTGTGGCTCGCGAACCGCACGGCCCTCGCGCTCTTCGACGACGATCTGATGCACGACCTGGCGGTGCGCAATGTCGCCATCACCCGCAAGGCGGGGGCGTTGGCGACCCTTCGCGCCGCCCTGGTCTCGCACTCCGTCGCCCTCGCCCTGAGTGGCGACTTCACCGGTGCGGAGGCGATCGTGGCGGAAGCCGCGGCGATCGCTCGCGCGACAGGGGCGGCCTCCCTGCGGTACGGGGACCTCATCCTGGCGTCGTGGCGCGGACGGACGGCGGAGACCACCGCGCTCCACCGGGAAAGCGTCCGGGGGAGGGAGGAGGGTCGGGGAGCGGAGGTCACGCTGGCGCACTACGCGCTCGCCGTGCTCCACAACGCCACCGGCGAGTTCCTTCCCGCCCTGACCGCGGCCCAGCGCGCGGTGGAGTCCGATGAGCTCGCCGTCGTGAGCCTGGCTCTCCCGGAGCTCGTCGAAGCGGCCGCGCGGTCCGGGCGCCTGGATCAGGCTCGCGCAGCCGCCGACGAGCTGGGCGTGCGAGCGCAGGCGAGCGGCACGCACTGGGCGCGCGGTCTGGCGGCCGGTGCACAGGCGCTGATCGCCCAGGACAGCGATGCGGAAGGGCACTACCGCGAAGCGATCGAGCAGCTGACCGGTTCCCGCGCCGCGGGTCACCTCGCCCGAACCCACCTCGTCTACGGTGAATGGCTCCGCCGGGAAGGCCGCCGCCGCGATGCGCGCGAGCAGCTGCGTACGGCGCACGACATGCTGACCGACATGAGCGCGGCGGGGTTCGCCGAACGTGCGGCGAAGGAATTGCGCGCCACAGGCGAGCACCCGCGTGCACGCGCATCCGCGCCCGGCGTGGTGCTGACGGAGCAGGAGCTGCACATCGCACGTCTGGTCGCCACCGGAGCCACCTCCCGGGAGGTCGCCGCGACGCTGTTCCTCAGTCCGCGGACGATCGAGGCTCACCTGCGGAGCATCTTCCGGAAGCTGGGCATCACTTCCCGTCGCCACCTCAAGGAACTGCAGCTCTGA
- a CDS encoding SRPBCC domain-containing protein encodes MYRRWFRLPGSGARMRRDFRAGGGEDAHSDFRSMDSAPEALEYRSHYLDIVPGSRIVFTYESIIDDVVRWASLVTVLLADAAAATLLTWTEQVAFLVRTGDGSADLPHLRGGIALRLNGLSAVLGEEATRLRG; translated from the coding sequence GTGTACCGCCGGTGGTTCCGCCTCCCCGGGTCGGGCGCGCGGATGCGCCGGGACTTCCGCGCCGGCGGCGGGGAGGACGCGCACAGCGACTTCCGGAGCATGGACAGCGCACCCGAGGCACTGGAGTACCGGTCGCACTATCTCGACATCGTTCCCGGGAGCCGGATCGTCTTCACCTACGAGTCGATCATCGACGACGTCGTGAGGTGGGCGTCCCTCGTCACCGTGCTCCTGGCCGACGCCGCCGCCGCCACGCTGTTGACCTGGACCGAGCAGGTCGCCTTCCTCGTCCGCACCGGTGACGGCAGCGCGGATCTTCCGCACCTGCGGGGCGGCATCGCCCTGCGCCTGAACGGGCTCTCCGCCGTGCTCGGCGAGGAAGCGACGCGCCTGCGAGGCTGA
- a CDS encoding MerR family transcriptional regulator: MSWSTRELAELAGTTVNAVRHYHRIGLLDEPERGANGYKHYGSSHLRQLLHIRRLRERGVPIAEIPPDAESHSDERMLRLIEADLSASIDRLQLARAEIRAMLSARGDGAGDAESSAAATR, translated from the coding sequence ATGTCCTGGAGCACACGAGAGCTGGCGGAACTTGCCGGAACCACGGTCAACGCCGTGCGGCACTATCACCGGATAGGCCTTCTCGACGAACCCGAGAGAGGCGCCAACGGCTACAAGCACTACGGGAGCAGCCACCTGCGGCAACTGCTCCACATCCGGCGTCTGAGGGAGCGCGGCGTTCCCATCGCGGAGATCCCCCCGGACGCCGAATCGCACTCAGACGAGCGGATGCTCCGCCTGATCGAGGCGGATCTGTCGGCGAGTATCGACCGGCTTCAGCTCGCGAGGGCCGAGATCAGGGCCATGCTCTCCGCCCGTGGCGACGGCGCCGGCGACGCCGAGTCGAGCGCCGCGGCGACGAGGTGA
- a CDS encoding MerR family transcriptional regulator, producing MLAISQLAAYAGVTVATVRHYHKIGLLPEPERDRSGYRSYDAAAVVRLIRIHVLAGAGVPLAQVEDLLDAGPDEFAVGVRAIDKRLRAEVRRLQDSRRRLARLAAGELAALPASVVGYLDRLRRLGIAERYIEMERNAWIMVAAQLPDQIDAVIAQKHADLDDPDMVRLYTLLSDGMDWTADDPRVVEAADVLHRINTRAVEAGTAGGDGLDDRFVALLDATMVQAAPAARRLLTLLEERGWKGWTRVQRVLADEHAP from the coding sequence ATGCTCGCGATCAGCCAACTCGCCGCGTATGCCGGGGTGACGGTGGCCACCGTCCGGCACTACCACAAGATCGGGCTGCTGCCCGAGCCGGAACGCGACCGCTCCGGGTACCGCAGCTACGACGCCGCTGCCGTCGTGCGGCTGATCCGCATCCACGTGCTGGCCGGCGCCGGCGTACCTCTTGCCCAGGTGGAGGACCTCCTCGACGCCGGCCCGGACGAGTTCGCCGTGGGGGTGCGGGCCATCGACAAGCGGCTGCGTGCCGAGGTTCGACGGCTGCAGGACTCCCGGAGGCGCCTCGCCCGGCTCGCTGCCGGCGAGTTGGCCGCGCTCCCCGCGAGCGTGGTCGGCTACCTGGACCGGCTGCGCCGGCTCGGCATCGCAGAGCGGTACATCGAGATGGAAAGAAACGCCTGGATCATGGTCGCCGCCCAGCTACCAGACCAGATCGACGCCGTGATCGCCCAGAAGCACGCCGACCTGGATGACCCCGACATGGTGCGGCTCTACACGCTCTTGAGCGACGGGATGGATTGGACGGCGGACGACCCGCGCGTGGTCGAGGCCGCCGACGTCCTGCACCGGATCAACACGCGTGCCGTCGAGGCGGGCACGGCCGGCGGCGACGGGTTGGACGACCGCTTCGTCGCCCTGCTGGACGCGACCATGGTTCAGGCCGCACCGGCTGCGAGGCGGCTGCTGACTCTCCTGGAGGAGCGGGGCTGGAAAGGCTGGACCCGCGTCCAGCGAGTACTCGCCGACGAACACGCCCCGTAG